A genomic segment from Alistipes senegalensis JC50 encodes:
- a CDS encoding Do family serine endopeptidase produces the protein MKKAFLILGIVAVSAVAGGLTAWTVAGDRSDSVRYVEREVERTPALGAQFTSYQADQYPDLTYAAENAVKAVVNIEAIQQVEMPQRRGGYDPFLEFFGIPQDYGRGDGRPQYREQRAGGSGVIISGDGYIVTNNHVVDGASKLKVKLNDGRSFDAKLIGKDSATDLALLKIEAEGLPTLAFGSSDALRLGEWVLAIGSPFDLQSTITAGIVSAKARQLGVIPNDFRIEAFIQTDAAVNPGNSGGALVNTHGELVGINTLIKSQTGSYVGYSFAIPESIVKKVVMDLKEFGVVQRALLGIQFRVVDQDFLDEEGKELGIKELGGAYVAGVIEGGSASEAGIRKGDIILDIDGVKVTDPSTLQEQVAKRRPNDTVKLSVKRDGKVKQFDVTLRNKAGKTELVTKEDVDVVEALGGKFADAGAKLCRELDIKGGVQVVGIKADGILARARVKQGFVITHINDRPVYSLNDMQRMTEKVTAIDGVYPNGRSASYTLVE, from the coding sequence ATGAAAAAGGCATTTTTGATTTTAGGAATAGTCGCCGTGTCGGCCGTAGCCGGCGGACTTACGGCGTGGACCGTTGCGGGCGACCGCAGTGATTCGGTACGATATGTCGAGCGCGAGGTGGAACGCACTCCCGCGCTGGGCGCGCAGTTCACCTCCTACCAGGCCGATCAGTATCCCGACCTGACCTATGCCGCCGAGAATGCGGTGAAGGCCGTCGTGAACATCGAGGCCATCCAGCAGGTCGAGATGCCCCAGCGCCGGGGCGGTTACGACCCGTTCCTGGAGTTCTTCGGCATTCCGCAGGACTACGGCCGCGGCGACGGGCGTCCGCAGTACCGCGAACAGCGTGCGGGCGGTTCGGGCGTCATTATTTCGGGGGACGGCTACATCGTCACGAACAACCACGTGGTGGACGGCGCCTCGAAACTCAAGGTGAAGCTCAACGACGGCCGTTCGTTCGATGCCAAACTCATCGGCAAGGACTCGGCGACGGACCTCGCCCTGCTGAAGATCGAGGCCGAGGGGCTCCCGACGCTGGCTTTCGGATCGTCCGACGCCCTGCGTCTGGGCGAGTGGGTGTTGGCGATCGGTTCGCCGTTCGACCTGCAATCGACCATCACGGCCGGTATCGTGAGCGCCAAGGCGCGTCAGCTGGGCGTCATTCCTAATGACTTCCGCATCGAGGCGTTCATCCAGACCGACGCGGCGGTGAATCCCGGCAACTCGGGCGGTGCGCTGGTCAACACGCACGGCGAGCTGGTGGGCATCAACACGCTCATCAAGTCGCAGACGGGCAGCTATGTGGGCTATTCGTTCGCCATTCCCGAGTCGATCGTCAAGAAGGTCGTGATGGACCTCAAGGAGTTCGGCGTCGTGCAGCGCGCGCTGCTGGGCATCCAGTTCCGCGTCGTGGATCAGGACTTCCTCGACGAGGAGGGCAAGGAGCTCGGCATCAAGGAGCTCGGCGGGGCCTACGTGGCCGGTGTGATCGAGGGCGGTTCGGCCTCGGAGGCCGGAATCCGCAAGGGCGACATCATTCTCGACATCGACGGCGTGAAAGTCACCGATCCCTCGACGCTCCAGGAGCAGGTCGCCAAGCGCCGGCCCAACGATACGGTGAAATTGTCGGTAAAAAGAGACGGCAAGGTGAAACAATTTGACGTTACTTTGCGTAATAAGGCAGGTAAAACGGAATTGGTTACCAAGGAGGATGTCGATGTGGTCGAGGCCCTCGGAGGTAAGTTCGCCGATGCGGGCGCCAAACTGTGCCGCGAGCTCGACATCAAGGGCGGCGTGCAGGTGGTCGGCATCAAGGCCGACGGAATTCTGGCCCGCGCCCGTGTCAAGCAGGGATTTGTAATTACTCACATCAACGACCGTCCGGTCTATTCGCTCAACGACATGCAGCGGATGACGGAGAAGGTCACGGCGATCGACGGCGTCTATCCCAACGGACGCTCGGCAAGCTATACGCTGGTGGAGTAG
- a CDS encoding transketolase family protein — MSTTNSKLTRVADNIRILSAAMVEKAKSGHPGGAMGGADFITVLFAEFLRYDPDNMTYPYRDRFFLDPGHMSPMLYSTLALAGHYSTEDLQSLRQWGSVTPGHPEVDVLRGVENTSGPLGQGHAMALGAAIAERFMAARFGEWMAHKTYAYISDGAVEEEISQGVGRIAGHLGLSNFVMYYDSNNIQLSTKVDEVMTENVAMKYEAWGWNVLSIDGHNINEIREALVAAESETERPTLIIGRTVMGKGAKGPAGESFEHKVSTHGQPLTAAGADFAATVKNLGGDPENPFAIFEESREVFAERREALKEWAAKQAAVEKSWRTEHKDLARKLDDFLSGKLPEIDYKSVEVKAGVATRAASAAVLGVYAEKIDNMIVASADLSNSDKTDGFLKKTKAFTKGDFSGKFFQAGVSELTMACVMNGMALHGGVIPVCGTFFVFSDYMKPAVRLSALMRLHVIYVWTHDSFRVGEDGPTHQPVEHEAQIRLMEHLKNHHGERSMVVLRPADGEETVMAWKLAVEEHRPVALVLSRQNIKNLPTLGDSRREEAAQVAKGGYVVMDAAKPAVVLVATGSEVSTLVEGAELLAAEGIPVRVVSVPSEGLFRDQPKSYQESVLPVGVARYGMTSGLPINLLGLVGEKGTIHGLDHFGYSAPYTVLDEKFGYNGATVAAEVKKMLGK; from the coding sequence ATGTCAACAACGAACTCGAAACTGACGCGCGTAGCCGACAACATCCGCATCCTGTCGGCCGCAATGGTCGAAAAGGCGAAGTCGGGCCACCCCGGCGGCGCTATGGGCGGTGCCGATTTCATCACGGTGCTCTTCGCGGAATTCCTGCGCTACGATCCCGACAATATGACTTATCCCTACCGTGACCGCTTCTTCCTCGATCCGGGCCACATGTCGCCGATGCTCTATTCGACGCTGGCGCTGGCGGGGCATTATTCGACCGAGGATTTGCAGTCGCTGCGCCAGTGGGGCAGCGTGACGCCGGGCCACCCCGAGGTGGACGTGCTGCGCGGCGTGGAGAACACCTCGGGCCCGCTGGGGCAGGGGCACGCTATGGCTTTGGGCGCTGCCATCGCGGAGCGTTTCATGGCCGCGCGCTTCGGCGAGTGGATGGCGCACAAGACCTATGCCTATATCTCGGACGGCGCCGTCGAGGAGGAGATTTCGCAGGGCGTGGGCCGCATCGCCGGCCATCTGGGCCTGTCGAACTTCGTGATGTACTACGACTCGAACAACATCCAGCTCTCGACGAAGGTCGATGAGGTGATGACCGAGAACGTGGCCATGAAATACGAGGCATGGGGTTGGAACGTGCTGTCGATCGATGGACACAACATCAACGAGATCCGCGAGGCGCTCGTCGCCGCCGAGAGTGAGACGGAGCGTCCGACGCTCATCATCGGCCGTACGGTCATGGGCAAGGGTGCCAAAGGCCCCGCCGGGGAGAGTTTCGAGCACAAGGTTTCGACCCACGGCCAGCCGCTGACGGCCGCCGGAGCCGATTTCGCCGCTACGGTGAAGAATCTGGGCGGCGATCCGGAGAATCCGTTCGCCATCTTCGAGGAGAGCCGCGAGGTCTTCGCCGAGCGCCGCGAGGCATTGAAGGAGTGGGCTGCCAAGCAGGCCGCCGTCGAGAAGTCGTGGCGGACCGAGCACAAGGACCTGGCGCGCAAGCTCGACGATTTCCTTTCGGGCAAACTCCCCGAGATCGACTATAAGTCCGTCGAGGTGAAGGCCGGGGTGGCCACGCGTGCCGCTTCGGCTGCGGTGCTGGGCGTCTATGCCGAGAAGATCGACAACATGATCGTCGCTTCGGCCGACCTGTCGAACTCGGACAAGACCGACGGATTCCTGAAGAAGACCAAGGCGTTCACGAAGGGCGATTTCTCCGGTAAATTCTTCCAGGCGGGCGTCTCGGAGCTGACGATGGCCTGCGTGATGAACGGCATGGCGCTGCACGGCGGTGTGATCCCCGTCTGCGGCACGTTCTTCGTCTTCTCGGACTACATGAAGCCGGCCGTGCGCCTCTCGGCGCTGATGCGTCTGCACGTGATCTATGTCTGGACGCACGACTCGTTCCGCGTGGGCGAGGATGGTCCTACGCATCAGCCCGTGGAGCATGAGGCGCAGATCCGCCTGATGGAGCATCTGAAAAACCACCACGGCGAGCGTTCGATGGTCGTGCTGCGTCCGGCCGACGGCGAAGAGACCGTCATGGCGTGGAAACTGGCCGTCGAGGAGCACCGCCCCGTGGCGCTGGTTCTCTCGCGTCAGAACATCAAGAACCTGCCGACGCTGGGCGACAGCCGCCGCGAGGAGGCCGCACAGGTCGCCAAGGGCGGTTATGTGGTGATGGACGCTGCCAAACCCGCCGTGGTGCTGGTCGCCACGGGTTCGGAGGTCTCGACGCTGGTCGAAGGCGCCGAGCTGCTGGCTGCGGAGGGTATTCCGGTCCGCGTGGTGAGCGTTCCGAGCGAGGGGCTGTTCCGCGACCAGCCCAAATCGTACCAGGAGAGCGTGTTGCCCGTGGGCGTTGCGCGTTACGGCATGACCTCGGGGCTGCCGATCAACCTGCTGGGCCTCGTGGGCGAGAAGGGAACGATTCACGGTCTGGACCATTTCGGCTACTCGGCGCCCTACACGGTGCTCGACGAGAAGTTCGGCTACAACGGGGCTACCGTCGCCGCCGAAGTGAAGAAGATGCTCGGGAAATAG
- a CDS encoding RNA polymerase sigma factor RpoD/SigA, with the protein MRQLKITKSITNRESASLDKYLQEIGKEELITVEEEVELAQRIKKGDQEALEKLTKANLRFVVSVAKQYQNQGLSLPDLINEGNLGLIKAAEKFDETRGFKFISYAVWWIRQSILQALAEQSRIVRLPLNQVGSLNKINKAFARFEQEHERTPSPEELATELELPKEKVTDTLRVAGRHVSVDAPFADGEDNSLLDVLVNPDSPNADRGLINESLSTEVDRALETLTERERDIIKYFFGIGTSEMTLEEIGEKFDLTRERVRQIKEKAIRRLRHSSRSKLLKSYLG; encoded by the coding sequence ATGCGTCAATTAAAGATCACAAAGTCCATCACCAACCGCGAAAGCGCCTCGCTGGACAAGTACTTGCAGGAAATCGGCAAGGAGGAGCTCATCACGGTCGAGGAGGAGGTGGAACTCGCCCAGCGAATCAAGAAAGGAGACCAGGAAGCGCTCGAAAAGCTCACCAAAGCCAATCTGCGCTTCGTGGTGTCCGTGGCCAAACAATACCAGAATCAGGGACTGAGCCTCCCGGACCTGATCAACGAGGGCAACCTCGGACTGATCAAGGCCGCCGAGAAGTTCGACGAAACCCGCGGCTTCAAGTTCATCTCCTACGCTGTGTGGTGGATTCGCCAGTCGATCCTTCAGGCGTTGGCCGAGCAGTCGCGCATCGTGCGCCTGCCGCTGAACCAGGTGGGGTCGCTGAACAAGATCAACAAGGCGTTCGCCCGCTTCGAACAGGAGCACGAGCGCACGCCGTCGCCCGAGGAGCTGGCCACGGAGCTGGAACTCCCGAAGGAGAAGGTCACCGACACGCTGCGTGTCGCCGGCCGCCACGTTTCGGTGGACGCTCCGTTCGCCGACGGAGAGGACAATTCGCTGCTCGACGTGCTGGTGAATCCCGATTCGCCCAACGCCGACCGCGGGCTGATCAACGAGTCGTTATCGACGGAAGTGGACCGTGCGCTGGAGACCCTGACGGAGCGTGAGCGCGACATCATCAAGTATTTCTTCGGCATCGGTACCTCGGAGATGACCCTCGAGGAGATCGGCGAGAAGTTCGACCTGACGCGCGAGCGTGTGCGTCAGATCAAGGAGAAGGCCATCCGCCGCCTCCGCCACTCGTCGCGGTCGAAGTTGCTGAAATCCTATCTGGGATAG
- the metK gene encoding methionine adenosyltransferase, translating into MGFLFTSESVSEGHPDKVSDQISDAILDEFLRRDANSKVACETLCTTGLVVVAGEVRSDAYVDVQGVARRVIERIGYTKSEYQFDCNSCGILSAIHEQSSDINQGVVREAEEEQGAGDQGIMFGYACNETREMMPATLILSHVILKELAVIRREGKVMTYLRPDSKSQVTMEYDETTNKPLRVHTIVVSTQHDEFILPGEGRSEKEAERQMQEKIREDVRTILIPRVKARLERAGDQLAELIGDDYILHVNPTGKFVIGGPHGDTGLTGRKIIVDTYGGRGAHGGGAFSGKDSSKVDRSAAYAARHIAKNLVAAGVADQILVELSYAIGIAEPLSIYVDTYNSPRPEALKGMTDGEIARRIGKLFDLRPAAIVKRFGLKNPIFEATASYGHFGNRPYTRTEKVWENGAEVEREIEFFGWEKLDAVEQIRKEFGL; encoded by the coding sequence ATGGGCTTTTTATTTACATCGGAGTCGGTGTCCGAAGGGCACCCCGATAAGGTCTCGGACCAGATTTCCGACGCAATCCTCGACGAATTCCTGCGCCGCGATGCCAACTCGAAGGTCGCCTGCGAAACGCTCTGCACCACGGGCCTCGTGGTCGTGGCCGGCGAAGTGCGTTCGGACGCCTATGTCGATGTGCAGGGCGTGGCGCGCCGCGTGATCGAGCGCATCGGCTACACCAAAAGCGAATACCAATTCGACTGCAATTCGTGCGGCATTCTGTCGGCCATCCACGAACAGTCGTCGGACATCAACCAGGGCGTCGTCCGCGAGGCCGAGGAGGAGCAGGGCGCCGGCGATCAGGGCATCATGTTCGGTTATGCCTGCAACGAGACCCGCGAGATGATGCCCGCGACGCTGATCCTCTCGCACGTGATTCTGAAAGAGCTGGCCGTCATCCGCCGCGAAGGCAAGGTGATGACCTACCTGCGCCCCGACTCGAAGTCGCAGGTGACGATGGAGTACGACGAGACGACGAACAAGCCGCTGCGCGTGCATACGATCGTGGTTTCGACGCAGCACGACGAGTTCATCCTCCCGGGCGAGGGCCGCTCGGAGAAGGAGGCGGAGCGGCAGATGCAGGAGAAGATCCGCGAGGACGTGCGTACGATCCTGATCCCGCGCGTCAAGGCGCGTCTGGAGCGTGCCGGAGACCAGCTCGCGGAGCTGATCGGCGACGACTACATCCTGCACGTGAACCCCACGGGCAAGTTCGTGATCGGAGGCCCCCACGGGGATACGGGCCTCACGGGCCGCAAGATCATCGTCGATACCTACGGCGGCCGCGGCGCGCACGGCGGCGGCGCCTTCTCGGGCAAGGACTCCTCGAAAGTGGACCGTTCGGCGGCCTATGCCGCGCGGCACATCGCCAAGAATCTCGTGGCGGCGGGCGTCGCCGACCAGATTCTGGTGGAGCTGTCGTATGCCATCGGCATCGCCGAGCCGCTGTCGATCTATGTCGATACCTACAATTCGCCCCGTCCCGAGGCGCTGAAGGGCATGACCGACGGGGAGATCGCCCGCCGCATCGGCAAACTCTTCGACCTGCGCCCCGCGGCCATCGTGAAGCGCTTCGGACTGAAAAATCCGATCTTCGAGGCCACGGCCTCCTACGGACATTTCGGCAACCGGCCCTACACGCGGACCGAGAAAGTCTGGGAGAACGGCGCGGAGGTCGAGCGCGAGATCGAGTTCTTCGGCTGGGAGAAACTCGACGCCGTGGAGCAGATCCGGAAGGAATTCGGACTTTGA